From a single Elusimicrobiota bacterium genomic region:
- a CDS encoding Jag N-terminal domain-containing protein: MIEEMESEGKTVAEAVDNALKQWGLPREQVEVQILQEASSGILGFGAKPARVKVTRKHWGTPTQPTGRPAAAPRGVRERPGPASRNSGGRPPRQARPEPRREPHSHAPAPAARAPQHPPTPPRPRPEPAPLAVQHSEHSERSAAPAQPVDPVKACAASEEILKELLGLMLFTDANVASKWDPEQERVKTNVRTAEADRLIGLEGKVLESLQFLMTLMVSRRVGTPVAVQVDTNDYWQKKENEILSQVLKGVETVRNTGKPFRMQPMEPPLRRLVHKSLANHPDIMTSSEGDGLWRKVVLRLRG, encoded by the coding sequence GGAGAGTGAAGGCAAGACGGTAGCCGAGGCGGTGGACAACGCCCTCAAACAGTGGGGCCTGCCCCGCGAGCAAGTCGAAGTCCAGATCCTGCAGGAGGCCTCGTCCGGCATCCTGGGATTCGGGGCCAAGCCCGCGCGCGTCAAGGTCACGCGCAAGCACTGGGGCACCCCGACGCAGCCTACGGGAAGGCCCGCAGCCGCGCCACGCGGCGTTCGCGAGCGCCCTGGTCCCGCTTCCAGGAACTCGGGCGGCCGGCCGCCCCGCCAAGCCCGGCCTGAGCCGCGGCGCGAGCCCCACAGCCACGCCCCGGCTCCCGCCGCCAGAGCGCCGCAGCATCCCCCGACTCCGCCCCGGCCGCGCCCCGAACCCGCCCCGCTGGCCGTGCAGCACTCGGAGCACTCGGAGCGCTCGGCCGCGCCGGCTCAGCCGGTGGACCCGGTCAAGGCCTGCGCCGCCTCGGAGGAGATCCTCAAGGAGCTCCTCGGGCTGATGCTCTTCACCGACGCCAACGTGGCCTCGAAATGGGACCCGGAGCAGGAGCGCGTCAAGACCAACGTCCGCACCGCCGAGGCAGACCGGCTCATCGGGCTGGAGGGGAAGGTCCTGGAGTCCCTCCAGTTCCTCATGACCCTGATGGTCAGCCGCCGCGTCGGCACGCCGGTGGCCGTGCAGGTCGACACCAACGACTACTGGCAGAAGAAGGAGAACGAGATCCTTTCGCAGGTGCTCAAGGGCGTCGAGACCGTGCGCAACACGGGCAAGCCTTTCCGGATGCAGCCCATGGAGCCGCCCCTGCGCCGCCTCGTGCACAAGAGCTTGGCCAACCACCCGGACATCATGACCTCGTCCGAGGGGGACGGCCTCTGGCGCAAGGTCGTGCTTCGGCTCAGGGGATAG